The Salvia splendens isolate huo1 chromosome 20, SspV2, whole genome shotgun sequence nucleotide sequence GGGGTCTTCAGCAGTCTCCGCAGGTAGATCGGTAGAAAACTGGCGGCGCCACCTCATGGATGAGGCGGAAGCTCGGTTGAAGAGGGATCGTGAACCATGTCGCAGCATTTTGGGGGCGTCACAGAGAGAGAGGACTGACAAAAGGAGATTAGCGATTTGAGAATTTTGGAGATGATATACCGTGGGCTTCACTTCAGGCCCATTAAAACACAAAGATGCACTGGATGTCAATCCATTTTAGCAGCGAAATTGTCCGCTAGTAACTAGTGAATTAATATATCTTATCTATACACGTATAAAAGTCGAGTTTTAGCCTTATTTAGCAATATTTGTAAATTCTAGGTATGAAATTAAATACTTACAAATATAGGGTGTGAAATTGGATATTTAAATAACCGCTCGCTGCCTTCAAATGTGAAACCGCTGCATTAAAATGAACGAACTAATCAATTACTATCTCCGTCCTGCTTTAAGAGAGTCTCGGTtgggataaactaataaaaaatgcgTACAAAGTAAGTAAAAAGTATTAAAAGTGAGTCTcaacatccactacaacatttatttattattcactcAAACACTTTCTTTAAACATGTGTccgactcaaccgggactcctaaagcgggacggaaaGAGTACGATATTATTATATGATTACACTATTAGTCATCCAActtaaatatgaaataactgCTGCATTCAAATGAACGAACTAATCAATTACAATATTATTATATGATTACACTATTAGCCATCCAACATAAATATGACGTACaacataattttataataaaagacAAGATATGAACAAagcaaattcaattaaaatcacTAGTAATTAGTGAATTCTTTTTGTAGTACATAAAGATAAGATATGAACCAagcaaatttaattaaaatgatataaattactaaaaaagTAAAGTTTTGAACAAATACACAccactaataatgtggaccccacaatccactaatactatttccactattttttttctctctctcttacttttttaatacctctcttactttaacaatccacaataaaactcatgtcatgcacaattttatctattttttattgCGGAGTGAGTACTTTAGATTATCCTAAAGTGTAAATAACTTATGGTAAATACTGAACAAGTATAATACTATTTGTGCATATACTCAAAGCCTCAAGGTGAACACCCAGTGGCGGACCTACTCAGAGTCATGGGACCTATATTTGCTTCACACTTATGTTTTATTAAGAGTTTATTCAATCTATTTTTATTGGTTCTTCTTACATCTATAAATGtccttatttttcttatttacaTTTGACTTAGAGTTTGATTcttacaaaaaaattattttttattagagtaaaggccaaaattggtcctaaatatatgcacattttacgattttggccctatactttatcttttgaatttttgcatcctgaacatttgaactcggatcacaattggtcttGTACTAACTGTTCCGTTAATTTTTAACAGTCAACTAGTTTAATCCCGATTAAActgttaattataattttttactccctaattatatccttaattattttattaaattattatttaaaatacaaaataaatattattaaaaaaagaaaatgaaattccaTTTGACTTcattagtatttttttcttgattatCTCAAAATTACCACAATGATATATCTCAAACTTTAACTAAACTTAATCAAACAAGCCAAAACTTATGTCGTTGTCACATTACACCttttcctcctcttcttcttctcctcagTGGCAGCGGCGCCACCAGTAGTTGGAGTAGTGACTGTGACGACGCCACCGGCCCACCGCCAATATACATACAAATTCGCAGCCTTCAGTAGGATCGAGATTTTCTCCGCCGTGATGGGGATTCCATCGCCGTGGAGGACCAAAGCAGCATAGGTGCAAGCGAGCTCTCCCACCGAAATCTTTTTCCTACGAAGACAAGATGATTATCGAATATTAAGGTTTTGCAGATGGAGATGTTGCTGTTGTTGTTTCTTTAGGGTTTAATTTGACTAGATTAGTATTTCTAATTAGGGTTTAATGAATTGGGTTTTTAGAGTTAATTCAACACTTTTTCATCTCTTATCTCCGGGAGATTGAGGGGTTTCGGATTCGTTACACTGCAGTCGATGAGGGACGCGATTGAGGGGTTGAATGGCCGCAGCATCACCATCAAAGAGGCTCAGTCTGGCGGCAGTGGTTGCAGAGGCGACGGCGGTTTCCGTGGCCCTCGTCGTGATGGCAGAGGCTATggaggcagcagcggcggcggcggcggtggctaCGGAGGGCGGTGGTGGTTATGGCAGCGGCAACCGTGGCGTTTACGGAGGTTGCCGTCGTAATTCTGAGGGAGACTGGATAAATTAATTGTTGATGGTTATTTCAGTTGTTACTGGTGTTTggattgtttttatattttagagtgaactacgtCAAAAGTCCCTAACGTTTCCATTTGTGACACTGCAGGcccctaataaaaaaaatatcgccagacaaCCATAACCTTAAACATAATTACATATCGTGTTTTTTGTGACTATATTGCCCTTtagccctaaaagggcatttaGGTCAGTTCAGTTAAATGTCTGACATGGGCCAGGCTTGCATGCTGTCACGTTTACTGTGACTGACACAAGTGATGGTTGGGTTGGCCGGCGATTTGACATAATTTGCAGCCATTACGTATTGTTCACATAAAAACTTGGGGCGGGTATTTTGAAACCATTTCAAAATATTCACAAGTTAACTCTAAACTTCCCTCCACACCACTTAGCTCCCACACCCCTACTCAGTGACCTCCCTTCGTCATTGTTGGCTCTTGCATGAATGGCGCCAAAACGGAAGCGGGTTGGGTCCTCTGGTCCTTCCTCCTCACGAAATGGGTCTCGGAGTAAAACACATCCCGCACCACCGCCATCGCCATCGCCACCACGACCACATAGACGTGTACCGGAGGTCATCGATGTCGACACAGAAACCTGGGATGTTCGAGATCCTGATCTAGATTTTTTCTATCCCGAAGAAGAATACAGTAAGGTAGGGTTGGAAATCGCATTTTACAATTTCAATGATAGATAGTCTCAGTTTGTGATTTAGGGCTCCGAAATTTGTACATTTTGATAATTTAGATCCATGTCTTGGTTTGATTTAATTCCATTTCTCAGTTTGTCAAAAGTtaggttatttaatttttgtctGATTTTGAATAATCTTAACAGGGGACGCTCCTGGGAAGTTTTCCGTTGCTTTCCATCATGGTGGTTCGTTCTTCGAAACCAAAGAAGAGGAGAAGTATGTTGGGAAATATTTGACTTTCTTCGACGACTGCGACATTAACCACTTCGCGCTGATAGACTTGTCTAGTATGTTACTTAGGTTGAGGTATGACAGGAAGACAATATGCGAGTTTTATTACTGTCATCCAAAGTATAGTCCTGGCTGTGAGGCCAAAGTAATAAGGGGCCATTTGATGCCCATTGTGGAGGATGCACACCTAATTGAATTCCTCAAGGCTGCTGCTACTAGCACAAACCTAGTTCACATATATGTGTTAGAGATTACCCGGGCGGCCGCTATATTAAAAAAGATGAAAGATGAAGCGCAAGAGGTTCTCAAATTCTGGCTGGCGAAATCCGCAAGATCGATTATTGAAGAGATTGAAGAAGCTCAACCAACTGTCCCAAAGCGTCCACCGAGAAGGAAGAGAATGTAGGAGCATGTGGTGGTGCAAAAGAAGCAGCCTTTGATGATTGGGTGGTATGATAAAGATGTAGAGTTCAATGAATTTCTTATAAAAACTCTAGAAGCTGACCATGCTAAGAGGAAAAAGGACAACGAGGTAGCACGTCAAAATTTGGAGAAAGTCTTTGAAGAGGTATCATCCGAAGCAGTACCGTTCGAGTCCCCAGTCTTTGCGTCAGAAGCTATAGAAAAAGTATCAGATGTTATACCATCGTAGTTTGAGGTCGAAGTTATGCCACAAGTTGAAGTAGTCCCAGAAGTTGTTGAAGCTATACCACAAGCAATACCAGACGTTGTTGAAGCTGTGGCAGCTGTTGGAGAAGTTGGAGGAGAAGACTTCCATGCACACGTGCAAGAGGCAATTGGTTGTGATTTGCAATAAATGAGTATGATATATTACCCCCACGTTTGTGAGTTGTGATTTACATGAATGATTTAGTACCCCATTTGTGATTTAGTTCTATTCTGTTTGTGTTCATTTGTGTTTACTTTTGTCAGTGTGTTGATTGAGTTTTGTTTTGCATATGATGTACTTGGTACGTCAAAATTTGGAGATGCAACTGTCGTTGTCAATGCACTAGAAGATGTGTACCAACCGGTCATGGATGGTGGGTGTCAACCTCAAGCGGACATATGGGTTGACAGTTCATTGTTCCCAATTGTTGAGGACATTATCCATGAACAGTTCATAGCCGAAGTTGAGATCCCTGTGCAAGAGTCAGCTCCAACTACTGTAGTTACAGATGAAGCCGAACCAACTGCAGGAGAAGTACCCCAACAAGTTGCCCAAGTTGATGCTGATTGCCCTACTTTCGAGTATGTTCCGGACGGAGGCCATCTTCATAATGAGGGATCTccgagtgatgatgatgatgaggatgtGGTTGGCCATTTTATCTCTTTGGCAAACATGTGTCGAGATGAGCAGCTATTTACATCCTATTATGAATCTCTATGTCAGCAACAACCGGAACAACAAGAGGAACACCAGCGGAGTGCGGATGCGGAGACCGAACAACAGGGGTCTTGACAACAGAATGGTGAGGACAGTGGAGGGTCCAAGAATGGCTACAAATATACGATATAtgattatgtttaaggttagggttgtctgacgatatttttttttgttaggcgCCTGCAGTGTCACAACTGGAAACGTTAGGGACTTTTGAGGTAGTTCACTCTAtattttaaatgataatttattaaaataattaagaatataattagggagtaaaaaattatactaattaatagtttaatttggtcaaaatcgggattaagcccgttgaccgttaaaaactaacgaaaaagttagtgtaggaccaattgtgatccgagttgaaatgctcagaatgcaaaaattcaaaagataaagtatatgaccaaaatcgtaaaatggacatatgttcaggaccaattttggcatttactctTTTTATTATATACATTTGAGAGTTCGATTCTCACTATAAGGCAAATTACtatatcttcttttattttatattgatttttctattttatattgTATGTGTTCctatttatatcattttttattttacgttttACATTGCTAATATTAAGAATTCAGTTTAaatctttcttttcttcaatgatttatgttttattttatactttttttaaaaGTCACTTTTTCAACGAAGTTGTTTTTATTAACGTTAATGTTGTATCTATCGACAATCACCTTACACATGCctctaaattttataattaattctcTTATTCATCGCCGCTAAAAAATACCATAGTACTAGGAGCACCGATTTGGAACCTCCACCATAAAAATCCTGCGTCCGCCATGCGTCCGCCACTATGAACACCCACTATTATAGTGGGTCACTTTGCTCGTAAGggaaaatgatagaaaatttaCACCTTTCAAATTTCTCAAATCTTTTTCATCATTTCCTTATATATGAAATATaatttcattctttttttatttactactattataagTTATTTGATGATAATGTTATCCTATTTTGAAGAATAAAAAATGATGAAACTCTTTTATATGTAAGTTGTAACAAAGATAAAGAAATGAGAGATTCAAAAGGTGGAATTGTCATATCCCACTTTTTCCTTTCTTACAATGAATTTAATGCACCCCTTACTGTTAGAATTCAATAATTGAGAAATTTCTAGGTGGCACTCTTATTTAGAGTTGAATGAACGAGAAATTTCATGTTGAGAAATTTCTAGGTGGCACTCTTATTTAGAGTTTAATGAACGAGAAATTTCATGGAGGTATCTGATATCTATtctaataaacaaataaataggGAGGACAGTTATAAAGGAGGAATCAACCAACCAAATCGAAAGCCGACCATGACGGCTTCAATTTGGCTGCGAATTATCAATAAGGACCAACGAAGGAAAAGAAGAAATAATAAACGGTATgagaattaataattttattttttctatgtCTCAGTTACTAGAAGTGattcacatttttttaatgTCTCACTTAAATTGTGCTATTTtttttagccaaaaaaaaataaatatttattctcGATTTTTTGACTTCTCTATCTTATTATCTCttctattttctctcttctatTTATTTACTCTTCACTTAACTCTCTAAACCATTTTCCTAAATCTCGTATCCAAAGGGAACATTTCACTTATAATTGGATGAAGGAAGTATTATTCtttatatgtaattttttaattaaaaaattcaccaaataaatttattaggCTAACCAAgcttatttttctaaaatttttaaatataatactccctccgtcccgcactactcgcacttatttcctttttgggcgtcccaagttacttgcactctttccatttttagtaaaaaatttcacctacagccgtcattttttactttcctatacactcattccttaatctccgagccgaaaaggaaatgagcgagtagcccgggacggagggagtactgcGTTGGCCTATTGTACTACATCGAGCGCACATAATTGTCATTGAAAGGCGGGTTGAAGATTATTTTCCAACAACCCATGTTGGGGCGCCACTAATCAGACGTCATTTTGTATGCATAGGTCTCTATTATTGACATTGCATAATTACGCGATAGCGATTAGGCAACTGACATACGAATGGTCATTTGACCaattcgacgagtacctccacattgcgGAAACGACCAGACGTGAGTGTGCGAAGAGGTTTTGTCGTGGGATCATGGAGGCTTTCCGTGACAAGTATCTAAAAAAGACCCACCACCGTTAATGCCCGGTCGTTGATAAACTTACACGAAATAGTTCACTAATCTCCTTGTAATCTAGGAAGTATTGAATGCATTAATGTATGCATTGGGCATGGAAGAACTGTTCTAGTGGTTGTAGAGGCGCTTACACTAGCAGGCACAAGGGATAACATCCTTAAATCATTCTCGAAGTTGTTGTTGACCATCGACTCTAGACATGGCATGTTTCCTTTGGTGTGTTTGGAGCAAGCAATGATATCATTGTGCTCAATCGATCACCGACATTCGATGAAGTTTGTGTCAGTCGGGCCCCGACGATCGAATTCACTACAAAAACAAATTTGGTAACACAACAattgaagttttattttatgaatttaaattaatgtgattttcggtatttaatttttgtgatttttgacATTTAATTTGGTAGTTATAGTTTTGACTATGTTTTTTAATTGTAGTttgtaattttctatttttaattaatataaagtAATTGTTTTTTACTCTTATTTGATACTGACATTGAGTCGTGACTGAGAATGAGGCTAGCTGAAAAATGTTTTTGTGGctgattttaagaaatgatgaaaaatgtatgacataaaaaaaagataaaagaaaattaaaaaatcttcATAATTTAATGGTCCCTAATTTTGCTCTATTATAGATGGATGAAAATTATGGAAAAAGAGtgaaaaatattatgaaatgGATCGTAGAGGAAGAGGAGGGGAAATGAGATAAATTATTTATCTTCCACCATTCAATCTAAAAGTAGAGCCACTAGAATAAAGAAATACATAGGCTCCAATACCCAATCGAAATAGTAGAAGACATGCTGGCCAAATAGAAAATGCAAAATAAACCTCCTACTCAAGCCGCAATACGGCTATACCTATACTATACCCCACAGTTgacccctctctctccctctcataTATCAATAGAGGCACTTACACATCTGAACAATCAGTTTTCAATTGTGCAAGCAAAAAAATGTTGATGCTAGTGAATTGCTCCGGCTGCCACACGGCCCTCCAGCTGCCCCCCGGCGCCACCTCAATCCGCTGCGCCGTCTGCCATGCCATCACCCGCATAGCTGATCCCCGGAGCGCCCCTCCTCCCCCGCCCTCTCCCTACCTTCCCGCTACTTCCTCATCTTATAACAATGGATACAACAACAACTACTACCAACCTCCCCCTCCCGTCCCCGCCCCCGCCCCCTCCCCCTCGAACCACGGCCAGAAGAAGGCAGTCATAATAGGGATCTCCTATAGGAACACCAAAAATGAGCTTAAAGGATGCATCAATGATGCCAAATGTATGAAATATATGCTCATCAACAGGTTCAACTTCACCGAATCCTCAATCCTCATGCTTACTGGTaatcttctctctcttcttcataCCCAATTTGGTGACTTTCTTGACTCATTCAAGGTTTGACTTCTTGATGTCAACTTGCCAGCTGAGCTTTTACAATTCCAATCAAATGATTTTTATCAACTACCATATTTATTAATGGTCATTGCAAATTGAGATATACTATGAATTCAAAATGTGTGGATGAACCTTGCATAACATGGTAATTAGCTGTAAGAGAGCATATTTGCCTTTGCTGCTGGAAAATTCTTTAGTTTGCTGTCTTCTTCTTCACGGATTTCACTATAATGAAATGATAGTTAGGACTTAGGTGTCTTTGACAAGTAAAATAAACTAGATATGCATCTGCTTTTTTGAAAATGTAGTTAGATAATTTGATTGAAATACTACATGAGTGTGATTAGCTTCTAATAATTATCCATAATCATAAACAGTATATATGCTGAATCTATTTAGCTTTTGACAACAATATTGAAAATGGTGTCCCAAAGGTAAGGAATCATATACCCAGTTTTCTTTTTTCTAGTTTTTCTAATTAAAAGATTTATAAACAATGATTGGAGTATCATAGTTGGCTATGGAATCTAATGGGAATATATTTTCAGAAGAGGAAACTGATCCCTACAGAATACCAACCAAACACAATATTAGGATGGCCATGTTTTGGCTCGTCAAAGGTTGCAAGTCAGGGGACTCACTGGTATTCCATTATTCCGGCCACGGGGCGCAGCAGAGGAACTATACTGGAGACGAGATTGATGGGTTCGACGAAACACTATGCCCTCTTGACTTTGAAACACAGGGGATGATCGTCGACAATGAGATCAATGCCAGTATCGTGAGGCCTCTCCCAGCAGGTGTGAAGCTGCACGCAATAATAGATGCGTGTCACAGCGGCACAGTGCTTGATTTACCCTATCTTTGCAGAATGGACAGGTTAGTTCAGGCagatagggttgcgttaaaatactaaaaaatttccaatccaaaatctcaatattgtatgttaaaattatcaacacaaagatattAGTATATCAACATAAGACTTTGATATACTTATGTTTCTGTATTGATttataaatttacatgttgtaatGCCTtagtgttgataattttaatacacaatacTGAAGTTCTGGGTTCTGGATTGGGAACTAGTTAGCATTTGATCGGTACATAATACTAAGATAGAAAGTAGACGAAAGTTACATCATAGTTGCTACATGTCTACAGAAGTGGAAGGTATTCATGGGAAGACCATCGTCCTCCATCAGGCGCGTGGAAAGGCACAAGCGGAGGAGAAGCCATATCCTTCAGTGGTTGTGACGATAATCAAACCTCTGCCGATACCGCTGTAACAAACTCTGCTTTTTTTCCTTTCAGAATCACTCTTCTTTCGGATAATAAACTGATGAGGCAATTGAAAACTAAACAGGCTCTATCAAAGGTGACGTCTACGGGGGCAATGACCTATGCATTCATCCAAGCAATAGAGAAAGGGAAGGGAGCTACCTACGGGAGTATCTTGAATGCGATGAGGTCTACCATCCGGCAGACTAGTGAGGAGTTA carries:
- the LOC121780652 gene encoding metacaspase-1-like; the protein is MLMLVNCSGCHTALQLPPGATSIRCAVCHAITRIADPRSAPPPPPSPYLPATSSSYNNGYNNNYYQPPPPVPAPAPSPSNHGQKKAVIIGISYRNTKNELKGCINDAKCMKYMLINRFNFTESSILMLTEEETDPYRIPTKHNIRMAMFWLVKGCKSGDSLVFHYSGHGAQQRNYTGDEIDGFDETLCPLDFETQGMIVDNEINASIVRPLPAGVKLHAIIDACHSGTVLDLPYLCRMDRSGRYSWEDHRPPSGAWKGTSGGEAISFSGCDDNQTSADTAALSKVTSTGAMTYAFIQAIEKGKGATYGSILNAMRSTIRQTSEELAAGGGPVTTLLTMLLTGGSGVGLRQEPQLSCNERFDVYMKPFSF